AGACTTGTATATTTCAATCCATCATATACAAACTCTCTATAAACTTCATCTCCGATAAGGAAAAGGTCATGCTTTTTTGCAAGATCTCCGAGCATTTCAAGTTCTTCTCTAGTATAAATTGCTCCAGTAGGGTTTCCTGGGTTGGAAATAGCAATAGCCTTGGTTTTTGATGTGATAAGCTTCTCAATTACTTCTTTGCTTGGAAGATGGAAGCCTTCTTCTGCTTTGGTAGTAATAGGCTTTACATGCATTCCTGCTTGGACGGCAAAGCCATTATAATTAGCATAGAATGGTTCTGGAACGAGCACCTCATCATCATAGTCGCCGATAGCAGAGTAAGCAAGTATCAACGCTTCGCTTCCGCCATTCGTAATTATCACTTCGTCCTCTTCAAAGTCGATATCCCACTTCTTGTAGTAATCCCTGAAGGAATTTATAAGTTCAATATTACCCTGGGACAACGCATACTCCAATACAGGAGCACTGAAGTTTCTGATAGCATCAAAAAATAAATCAGGAGTCTTGATATCCGGCTGTCCTATGTTTAGGTGATAAACCTTGGTTCCGTTTTTCTTTGCAGTTTGTGCAAATGGAACCAGTTTTCTTATGGGTGACGCAGGCATTTGCTCTGCTCTTTTAGATAAACGAATCAACTGAAATACCTCCCCAAAATTAATATGTATACAAGTACATAATAGCACATTGGAAAAATAAATGACACTTTTTTATCAATTTTTCAAACTTTTACCTAATTGTGATATACAATTAGGCGTCATTATATACATAGTATAAGATTTCTCAAAATAATTATTTTATCCATACTAAATGGTATTGACAATCATTCTCAACTATATTATTATTAATTTGAGCAATAAATATGACACGGCCTCTAATTGGCACAGCCAGAAAAGAGGCATACTTAAAATAAATGAATGAGAATGATTATCAATAAGCTGAGGAGGTGTAGAGTATGACATTAGATAAAGTAAAAAGAGGGAATAAGGTAAGAATAAAAAAAATTGATAATAAAGACCTGAAAACCCAGGCTATAAGGATTGGAATATATGAAGGGGCAGTATTTCTTTGCAGCGAGAAGCTTCCTGGAGGACCTATCATACTGCAGAACAGGATGCAGGAGGTTGCAATAGGAAGAGGGTTAGCGGAGGACATAGAAGTAGAAGGAGTATAACGAAAAAGGTGATAAGCGTCGCAATACTTCGTTGTGCTGCGGTCGAAAAGTCCTCACGTACATTATACGTACGCTCCGGGCATTTCGCCTTGCACGTCTCGTCTTGCTAGCTTCTGACCATTTTCTGTTGATTTACATATTGAGGTGCAGAAAGGAAAAATATAATATGAGCAATTGCCATAATAACAATAATATTAATTATATGGATATAAAGGGTAGGAAGCTGGTTCTGGTTGGAAATCCCAACGTCGGCAAGTCAGTATTCTTCAACCATCTGACAGGTCTGTATGTGGATGTATCAAACTTTCCCGGAACTACGGTTGATATAAGCACGGGGAAATATAAGGATTATGTAGTGATGGATACACCCGGAGTATATGGTGTTTCTTCCTTCAATGAGGAAGAAACTGTTGCCAGGGATGTAATACTTGGAGCGGACTTAATACTAAACGTGGTTGACAGTGTTCATATCGAGAGGGATTTATTTCTGACCAAACAGCTTATTGACATGGGGAAGCCGGTCTTAGTCGCCCTGAACATGACGGACGAGCTTGAAAAGAGCGGTATAGAAATTGATGTGAACAAGCTGGAAGAGCTGCTTGGTGTTCCTGTAATCCCTACTGCGGCAGCTAAAAAGAGTGGAATGGAAGCTATAATGAAGATGCTTCCAAAAGCAAGGCAGGGTAATAGAAATCCAATACTTGCTGATAGGATAAAGCAGATAGCTGAGAACACCTGCAGTGAGGCTGAAGCCTTGATAATACTGGAGGATGACGAAATAATTGCAAAAAGATATGGTGTAAAGACCTCAGGCATGCGTGATGAATTGTATATGGAAAGACGCAGGGAGGTTGAAGAGATTGTTAACAAGGTTATTAAGGAGACCAACAAGGGAGCGTCCTTTGGTGTGCTGATGGGCAGGTGGATGTTGAGACCTGTTACAGGAATTCCAATGCTTGCAGTAACACTCTATCTGATGTATAAAATCATAGGGGTATTCGTAGCGGGAACAGTAGTAGGCTTTACTGAGGAAACAATAATGGAGGGCTTATACAGGCCGTTTATTATGTCACTGATGTCACCTATATTAAGTGGAAGCAGTTTTATTGGAAATTTAATAATTGGAGAATTCGGGATACTTACAATGGTGCCCATATATATATTGGGTCTTTTATTACCGCTTATCATAGGCTTTTATTTGCTTATGGCCTTTTTGGAGGACAGCGGCTACCTTCCTAGAATTGCGGCATTGGTGGATAGAATGCTGATTTCTCTTGGCCTCAATGGGAAGGCGATAATACCTATAATATTAGGCTTTGGCTGTGTCACAATGGCAACAATGACTACCAGGATATTAGGTACAAAGAGAGAGAAAATAATCGCGACAATACTTCTAGGACTTGCAATACCATGCTCCGCACAGCTGGGTGTAATAATGGGACTGATATCTCAGTTGGATGTAATTTATGTATTTATATATACTGCAGCGATACTCGCAATTTTCATACTAACAGGAACAATACTCAATAAGGTTATGCCGGGGGAAAGCTCCCAACTGCTCATCGACCTTCCTGCAATAAGGATGCCGATGCTTGGCAACGTATTAAAGAAAACTCTCCAAAAGACAATGATGTTCTTGAAGGAGGCAGTACCATTATTCATTTTCGGTGCAGTATTAATAAGCGTTTTACAATATACAAACACATTGGTATTTTTGCAGCGTGCGATGTCACCGATAACAGTAAGCCTGCTTAGGCTGCCGCAAGAAACTGCTACAGCTTTCATCATGGGGATTATAAGAAGAGATTTCGGAGCCGCAGGACTCAGTTCAATAGTAATGACACAGCAGCAGGTGCTTGTATCATTAGTAGTGATGACGCTATTTGTACCTTGCATAGCTGCAATTATGGTTATTTTTAAAGAAAGAGGAACAAGGGATGCTCTGGCTATTTGGCTTGGCAGCTTTGCAGTAGCATTCGCTACAGGAGGAATAATAGCATGGCTGATATAAAAAAGATTATAAAATGCAGAAATTGCGGATATGTTTTAAAAGAAAACGGCAAATGTCCGAGGTGTGGTACTATTGTACAATGCAGTATGTCGTGTTCGGGTAACTGTCTAAAATGCTCCGCAGAAGCTATGAAAAATGATAAAAAATAAAAATTAATATCGACCGCGCAAAAGATATTAGTTGACAAAAATATGCAAATGATAATAATATGAGAATAAGTAAGTGTGAAGGAAGATGGATGCTTTGATTCGAGAGTACGAGTATTTGGGGGAAAAGCTAAAGGAAAAGGGCTACAAATTAACTCCTCAGAGAAGATCTATACTCGATATTATATTGGAGACTGAGGGGAAGCATTTAAGTGCTGAAGAGATATATGAGCTAGTGAAGGATAAATGTCCTGAAATTGGCTTGGCTACAGTTTACAGGACTATGCAGATGTTCGATGAGGTGGGTCTGGTATACAAGCACAATTTTGATGATGGCAGAAGCAGATATGAGCTTAACCATCACAATGAGGACCACCAGCATCACCATCTTATCTGTGTCGGCTGCAACAAGGTAATCGAGGTTGAGGAAGATCTGCTGGAGCAGTTAGAGACGGGCATTGAGAAGAAATATAATTTTAAAATTAATAATCATAACGTAAAGTTTTTCGGCTACTGTGAAAAGTGTAGGAAGTAGTTTACGGTATTGCATATTATATGCAATACCTTTTTCAATGCAGCAAAAAACACAAGTTATATAAAAGGCTATGATTTAAGTGTTTTTAACAACTAAGGTAGCCTTTTATGAAACTCGTTTAACGGAGCGTAATAAATTAAGGTGGAATAAACGCTCCTACTCGTTATAAAATCACCCATTATTGACGAGAATAAAATAAAGGATGCTAAAGGCAGACGTGCTTTCTGCTTTTCATTAAATTAAAAATAAAGTATAATTATTTTATTGATCGGGATCGGAAAAAAACTGAAAGGACTGATATAGAAAGTGTCAAAAGGTAAGGCGAAATTAAAACTAATACCACTGGGAGGGCTTCATGAGATCGGGAAAAACATGACGGCCAT
This portion of the Clostridia bacterium genome encodes:
- a CDS encoding pyridoxal phosphate-dependent aminotransferase, producing MRLSKRAEQMPASPIRKLVPFAQTAKKNGTKVYHLNIGQPDIKTPDLFFDAIRNFSAPVLEYALSQGNIELINSFRDYYKKWDIDFEEDEVIITNGGSEALILAYSAIGDYDDEVLVPEPFYANYNGFAVQAGMHVKPITTKAEEGFHLPSKEVIEKLITSKTKAIAISNPGNPTGAIYTREELEMLGDLAKKHDLFLIGDEVYREFVYDGLKYTSLMHIKGIEDRVIVIDSISKRYSACGARIGCLCSKNKELMKAIMKFAQARLCVPTLEMVGAVHLANTPKEYFDEVNQEYQKRRDIVYKALREIPGVVCEKPTGAFYVMAKLPVDDADEFAKWMLTDFSLNKETTMVAPGAGFYATPGLGKNEIRIAYVLNEKDLTKAMYLLAEGIKKYRTVKGL
- a CDS encoding ferrous iron transport protein A → MTLDKVKRGNKVRIKKIDNKDLKTQAIRIGIYEGAVFLCSEKLPGGPIILQNRMQEVAIGRGLAEDIEVEGV
- the feoB gene encoding ferrous iron transport protein B, producing MSNCHNNNNINYMDIKGRKLVLVGNPNVGKSVFFNHLTGLYVDVSNFPGTTVDISTGKYKDYVVMDTPGVYGVSSFNEEETVARDVILGADLILNVVDSVHIERDLFLTKQLIDMGKPVLVALNMTDELEKSGIEIDVNKLEELLGVPVIPTAAAKKSGMEAIMKMLPKARQGNRNPILADRIKQIAENTCSEAEALIILEDDEIIAKRYGVKTSGMRDELYMERRREVEEIVNKVIKETNKGASFGVLMGRWMLRPVTGIPMLAVTLYLMYKIIGVFVAGTVVGFTEETIMEGLYRPFIMSLMSPILSGSSFIGNLIIGEFGILTMVPIYILGLLLPLIIGFYLLMAFLEDSGYLPRIAALVDRMLISLGLNGKAIIPIILGFGCVTMATMTTRILGTKREKIIATILLGLAIPCSAQLGVIMGLISQLDVIYVFIYTAAILAIFILTGTILNKVMPGESSQLLIDLPAIRMPMLGNVLKKTLQKTMMFLKEAVPLFIFGAVLISVLQYTNTLVFLQRAMSPITVSLLRLPQETATAFIMGIIRRDFGAAGLSSIVMTQQQVLVSLVVMTLFVPCIAAIMVIFKERGTRDALAIWLGSFAVAFATGGIIAWLI
- a CDS encoding Fur family transcriptional regulator, giving the protein MDALIREYEYLGEKLKEKGYKLTPQRRSILDIILETEGKHLSAEEIYELVKDKCPEIGLATVYRTMQMFDEVGLVYKHNFDDGRSRYELNHHNEDHQHHHLICVGCNKVIEVEEDLLEQLETGIEKKYNFKINNHNVKFFGYCEKCRK